The following are encoded in a window of Citrobacter freundii genomic DNA:
- a CDS encoding ABC transporter permease → MNSLHFSRLLGQHEFWLGLLVVALAVGLSVSTDEFLSLGNLTDVATSYAILGILACGLFVVLISGGIDISFPAMTAIAQYAMASWVIGHGGNFALALVIAIAVGLLLGLINGFLVYWLRVPAIIITIATLNVYYGLLVYATKGTWLYGFPDWFMNGINWFSFTAADGYDYGLTLPLLCLAAVIIVTAVLMNYTRLGRQVYAMGGNRDAASRLGLNLLKLHFYVYGYMGILAGVAAVVQAQITQSVAPNSLLGFELTVLAAVVLGGTSMSGGRGTLTGTLLGVVLLAFLQNGLTLLSVSSYWHTVFSGAIILVSISATAWNEKRKLAREL, encoded by the coding sequence ATGAATAGTCTGCATTTCTCCCGTTTGCTCGGGCAACATGAATTCTGGCTGGGCCTGCTGGTGGTGGCACTCGCCGTAGGACTAAGCGTCAGTACCGATGAGTTCCTGTCGCTAGGGAACCTGACGGACGTCGCCACCAGCTACGCCATTCTCGGCATTCTGGCCTGCGGCCTGTTTGTGGTGCTGATTTCCGGTGGGATCGATATTTCATTCCCGGCGATGACCGCCATTGCCCAGTACGCGATGGCCAGTTGGGTGATCGGCCACGGCGGCAACTTTGCGCTGGCGCTGGTTATTGCCATTGCCGTCGGACTGCTGCTCGGGCTTATTAACGGCTTTCTGGTCTACTGGCTGCGCGTACCGGCGATCATCATTACCATCGCCACGCTGAACGTCTACTACGGCCTGCTGGTGTACGCCACTAAAGGTACCTGGCTGTATGGCTTCCCGGACTGGTTCATGAACGGCATCAACTGGTTCTCGTTCACCGCAGCGGACGGCTACGACTACGGACTGACCCTGCCCCTGCTGTGTCTGGCGGCGGTGATTATTGTGACTGCCGTACTGATGAACTATACCCGCCTCGGCCGCCAGGTTTACGCCATGGGCGGCAACCGCGACGCGGCGTCGCGCCTGGGTCTGAATTTGCTGAAGCTGCATTTCTACGTGTACGGCTACATGGGGATTCTGGCAGGCGTTGCCGCCGTGGTGCAGGCGCAAATCACCCAATCCGTCGCGCCCAACTCCCTGCTCGGTTTTGAGTTGACGGTACTGGCGGCGGTCGTGCTCGGGGGAACCAGCATGAGCGGTGGACGCGGTACCCTGACCGGAACGTTGCTCGGCGTTGTCCTGCTGGCCTTCTTACAAAACGGCCTGACGCTGCTGAGCGTCTCCTCTTACTGGCACACCGTGTTCAGCGGCGCCATTATCCTGGTCAGCATTAGCGCCACGGCCTGGAACGAAAAACGTAAACTGGCAAGGGAGCTTTGA
- a CDS encoding sugar ABC transporter ATP-binding protein, which yields MADTTAFITLENISKQFPGVLALDNVNLTLKKGEVHCLAGQNGCGKSTIIKVISGVYHPEKGAQILLDGKLFHHLTPQLSSHYGIQVIYQDLSLFPNFSVAENIAVNRYLPGGDIWVRRGAMKQQALAAMKRIGVTLDPDKKVEKLSIADRQLVAICRAIAADARLVIMDEPTASLTRQEVNGLLRVVNELKAAGICVVFVSHRLDEVMEVADRISVMRDGKLVGTYPASELDSYELAFLMTGQRFHYSPLPEKSFDSHEPLLELRNLSRRGKYQNINLSLHGGEIVSIVGLLGAGRTELCLSLFGMTHPESGEMRINGQPVRLRNNHDAIQHGIGYVSEDRLTQGLIMEQSIYDNTIVTVFDQLHTRSGLLDHAKAQKLVADLIRELNIKVSDPHLPVKTLSGGNAQRIAIAKWVATHPRILILDSPTVGVDIANKEGIYQIARDLAEQGMAVLMICDEIPEAYYNSHRVLVMRRGKLVAEFNPHQCREEEIAEVVEVINE from the coding sequence ATGGCAGACACCACCGCATTTATCACTCTTGAGAATATCAGCAAACAATTCCCGGGCGTGCTGGCGCTGGATAACGTGAATCTGACGCTGAAAAAAGGCGAAGTTCACTGTCTGGCGGGCCAAAACGGCTGTGGCAAGAGCACCATCATTAAAGTGATCTCCGGGGTCTATCACCCTGAAAAAGGCGCGCAGATTTTACTTGATGGCAAGCTGTTCCATCACCTGACGCCACAGCTTTCTTCTCACTATGGCATCCAGGTCATCTATCAGGATCTGTCGCTATTCCCCAATTTTAGCGTCGCGGAAAATATTGCGGTTAACCGCTACCTGCCCGGCGGTGATATATGGGTACGTCGCGGCGCCATGAAACAACAAGCGCTGGCAGCCATGAAGCGCATTGGTGTAACCCTCGATCCGGACAAAAAGGTCGAGAAACTCTCCATCGCCGACCGCCAACTGGTGGCGATTTGCCGGGCGATTGCCGCCGACGCACGGCTGGTCATCATGGATGAACCCACCGCCTCGTTAACCCGTCAGGAAGTCAACGGCCTGCTGCGGGTGGTTAACGAACTGAAAGCCGCCGGCATTTGCGTGGTATTTGTCAGCCATCGTCTTGATGAAGTGATGGAGGTGGCTGACCGGATCAGCGTGATGCGCGACGGGAAACTGGTCGGCACGTATCCTGCCAGCGAACTGGACAGCTACGAACTGGCCTTCCTGATGACCGGGCAACGCTTCCATTACAGCCCGCTGCCGGAGAAGTCATTCGACTCCCACGAACCGTTGCTGGAACTGCGCAACCTGAGCCGTCGCGGAAAATACCAGAATATTAATTTGTCACTGCACGGTGGTGAGATTGTCTCGATTGTCGGCCTGCTGGGCGCCGGGCGCACCGAGCTGTGTCTGAGCCTGTTTGGCATGACCCACCCAGAGAGCGGTGAAATGCGCATTAACGGTCAGCCGGTCCGGCTGCGTAATAACCACGATGCCATCCAGCACGGGATCGGCTACGTCTCAGAAGATCGCCTGACGCAGGGACTGATCATGGAGCAGTCGATCTACGACAACACTATCGTCACGGTCTTCGATCAACTGCACACCCGCAGCGGCCTGCTCGACCATGCTAAAGCACAGAAGCTGGTCGCTGATCTGATCCGCGAGCTGAACATCAAAGTGTCCGATCCGCACCTGCCGGTCAAAACGCTCTCCGGCGGCAACGCCCAGCGTATCGCCATTGCCAAATGGGTGGCGACCCATCCGCGCATCCTGATCCTCGACTCCCCCACCGTTGGCGTCGACATTGCCAACAAAGAGGGCATTTACCAGATTGCCCGCGATCTGGCCGAGCAGGGAATGGCGGTGCTGATGATCTGTGATGAGATCCCGGAAGCCTATTACAACAGCCACCGCGTGCTGGTGATGCGTCGCGGCAAACTGGTGGCGGAATTTAATCCTCATCAGTGTCGTGAAGAGGAGATTGCTGAAGTGGTCGAGGTCATCAATGAATAG
- a CDS encoding autoinducer 2 ABC transporter substrate-binding protein, translating to MKFKLALLSATLVSACMLSGTSFAAEKYEIAVVAKVTGIPWFNRMETGVNEAAKKLDVNAYQTGPSTPDPAQQVKVIEDLIAKNVNAIIVVPNDAKVLEPVLKKAREKGIVVLTHESPDEQIGQWDIETIDSEKYAQANVDELAKSMGGKGGYAIYVGSLTVPLHNAWADYAIKYQKEKYPEMFEVTSRLPVAESIDKSYSTTLDLMKTYPQMKGIIGFGSLGPIGAGQAVQKKRAKDKIAVVGIAMPAQAAPYLMRGDIKKALLWDPKDAGYALVTVADQLLQGKEVNDSLSIDGLGKADIDMEKKVIRFNKILEVTKDNTQSLGF from the coding sequence ATGAAATTCAAACTCGCATTACTCAGTGCAACCCTGGTTTCTGCATGCATGTTGTCCGGCACGTCCTTTGCGGCGGAAAAATATGAAATTGCTGTGGTTGCCAAAGTCACTGGTATTCCCTGGTTTAACCGTATGGAGACCGGCGTTAACGAAGCAGCAAAAAAACTGGATGTGAACGCTTACCAGACCGGTCCGTCTACGCCAGACCCAGCTCAGCAGGTGAAAGTGATTGAAGATCTAATCGCCAAAAACGTGAATGCGATAATCGTAGTGCCAAACGATGCCAAGGTCCTTGAGCCGGTACTGAAAAAAGCGCGCGAGAAAGGCATTGTGGTCCTGACGCACGAATCCCCGGACGAGCAAATCGGCCAGTGGGATATCGAAACCATCGACAGTGAAAAATATGCGCAGGCCAACGTTGATGAGCTGGCGAAAAGTATGGGCGGCAAAGGGGGTTATGCCATCTATGTCGGTTCGCTGACCGTGCCGTTGCATAACGCATGGGCCGACTACGCGATTAAGTATCAGAAAGAAAAATACCCGGAGATGTTCGAAGTGACCTCGCGTCTGCCGGTAGCGGAAAGTATTGATAAGTCCTATTCCACGACGCTGGATCTGATGAAAACCTATCCGCAAATGAAAGGGATTATCGGCTTCGGTTCACTGGGTCCGATTGGGGCAGGCCAGGCCGTACAGAAAAAACGCGCCAAGGATAAAATTGCCGTCGTCGGTATCGCCATGCCAGCCCAGGCCGCACCTTACCTGATGCGTGGAGATATCAAAAAAGCACTGTTGTGGGACCCGAAAGATGCGGGCTACGCACTGGTGACGGTTGCTGACCAACTGCTGCAAGGCAAAGAGGTCAATGACTCTCTGAGTATTGATGGTTTAGGGAAAGCCGATATCGACATGGAGAAGAAAGTGATCCGTTTTAACAAGATCCTCGAAGTCACCAAAGACAACACGCAATCACTCGGTTTCTAA
- a CDS encoding DUF1007 family protein translates to MPRVKRIIVTLFLVVLSFGAGAHPHSFIHLKTELVSENNQFVALKMRWTMDEITSADLLYDAGNAKPGDEIWKKLAAEVMANVLGQHYFTEVWHNGQKVKFKNRPTEYGMEREEHQAVLTFVLPLAQPQPLAGQTYSISTFDPTYYVDMSYDQDRDATLAPGFSKQCRISVHTPTPNEQMLSFAQSLDKEDAPPEDMELGKQFAQTVTLQCQ, encoded by the coding sequence ATGCCGCGCGTTAAACGCATCATTGTCACGTTGTTTCTGGTCGTCCTGTCTTTTGGCGCGGGCGCGCATCCTCACAGTTTTATTCATCTGAAAACCGAACTGGTGAGTGAAAATAACCAGTTTGTGGCGTTGAAAATGCGCTGGACGATGGATGAAATCACCTCCGCTGACCTGCTGTACGATGCGGGCAATGCCAAACCGGGGGATGAGATTTGGAAAAAACTGGCTGCGGAAGTGATGGCCAATGTCCTCGGACAGCACTATTTCACCGAAGTGTGGCACAACGGGCAAAAGGTAAAATTTAAAAATCGCCCGACGGAATATGGCATGGAGCGCGAGGAACATCAGGCGGTGTTGACGTTTGTACTGCCGTTGGCCCAACCACAGCCGCTTGCCGGACAGACTTATAGTATTTCCACGTTTGATCCCACCTACTACGTGGATATGAGTTACGACCAGGACCGCGATGCCACGCTGGCGCCGGGCTTCAGCAAGCAATGCCGGATTAGCGTGCATACCCCGACGCCTAATGAACAAATGCTGAGCTTTGCGCAGTCGCTGGATAAAGAAGACGCGCCGCCGGAGGATATGGAGTTGGGTAAACAATTTGCGCAGACGGTAACGCTACAATGTCAGTAG
- a CDS encoding nickel/cobalt transporter, protein MSVVYQQRVARRRWLMLWPLALFLLLAIGGALWIWQAWSQVMVQSILWQRDVNQQMSGLLKAVAANPTRAGGSLLLFSFIYGVLHALGPGHGKIVITTWLATHPSKLRSSIGLTLASSLLQGLVAIGLVVVVLTVLQLPARQLHMSSFWLEKASYALVGVLGVLLCWRALKKIRALLRRPTFTAFTPHHVHDERCGCGHQHVPNPEQLQSGDDWRARLMIILSMGMRPCSGAIMVLLFSKVVGVFGWGMASALAMAAGTSLTITSLALLVHSFRTMALKLSGNKAPVLWRQMAWTTLALAGGAILVVAAVVMWVSAVPVGRGLRPF, encoded by the coding sequence ATGTCAGTAGTTTATCAACAACGCGTAGCCAGACGCCGCTGGCTAATGCTATGGCCACTGGCGCTCTTTTTACTGCTGGCGATCGGTGGCGCGCTGTGGATCTGGCAGGCCTGGTCGCAGGTAATGGTGCAAAGTATTCTCTGGCAACGGGACGTTAACCAGCAGATGAGCGGCTTGCTGAAAGCGGTGGCCGCCAATCCCACCCGTGCGGGCGGATCGCTGCTGCTGTTTAGCTTTATTTATGGGGTATTGCACGCGCTGGGTCCGGGGCACGGAAAAATCGTCATCACTACCTGGCTGGCGACGCATCCCTCGAAGCTGAGGTCGAGCATCGGGCTGACGCTGGCCTCGTCCTTATTACAGGGGCTGGTGGCGATCGGTCTGGTCGTTGTGGTGCTCACGGTACTGCAACTGCCCGCCCGGCAACTGCATATGAGCAGTTTCTGGCTGGAGAAAGCCAGCTATGCGCTGGTCGGCGTGTTGGGGGTTTTACTGTGTTGGCGGGCGTTAAAAAAAATACGCGCGCTGCTGCGTCGCCCGACATTTACCGCGTTCACACCGCATCATGTGCATGATGAACGCTGTGGTTGCGGGCATCAGCATGTGCCCAACCCGGAACAGCTGCAAAGCGGCGATGACTGGCGCGCCCGGCTGATGATCATTCTCTCGATGGGAATGCGCCCTTGTTCTGGCGCCATAATGGTGCTGTTGTTTAGTAAAGTGGTGGGCGTCTTTGGCTGGGGCATGGCGTCGGCGCTGGCGATGGCAGCGGGAACCTCTCTGACCATTACTTCTCTGGCATTACTGGTACACAGTTTTCGGACGATGGCGCTGAAACTCAGCGGCAATAAAGCGCCGGTATTGTGGCGACAGATGGCCTGGACCACGCTGGCACTGGCCGGTGGTGCGATTTTAGTGGTTGCTGCGGTGGTGATGTGGGTGAGTGCGGTGCCGGTGGGAAGGGGATTACGACCGTTTTAG
- the suhB gene encoding inositol-1-monophosphatase yields the protein MHPMLTIAVRAARKAGNVIAKHYETPDSVETSQKGSNDFVTNVDKAAEAIIIETIRKSYPQHTIITEESGEHIGEDLDVQWVIDPLDGTTNFVKRLPHFAVSIAVRIKGRTEVAVVYDPMRNELFTATRGQGAQLNGYRLRGSTARDLDGTIIATGFPFKAKQHAPSYMKILGKMYTECADFRRTGSAALDLAYVAAARVDGYFEIGLKPWDFAAGELIAREAGALVCDFTGGHNYMSTGNIVAGNPRVVKAMLANMRDELSDALKR from the coding sequence ATGCATCCGATGCTGACCATCGCCGTGCGCGCAGCGCGCAAGGCGGGTAATGTAATTGCCAAACACTACGAAACACCAGACTCTGTAGAAACCAGCCAGAAAGGCAGCAATGATTTCGTGACTAACGTCGATAAAGCCGCAGAAGCGATTATTATCGAAACAATCCGCAAATCTTACCCTCAGCACACCATCATCACCGAAGAAAGCGGTGAACATATTGGTGAAGATCTGGATGTTCAATGGGTTATCGATCCACTGGATGGCACCACCAACTTCGTAAAACGTCTGCCGCACTTCGCGGTATCCATCGCAGTACGCATTAAAGGCCGTACTGAAGTCGCCGTTGTTTACGATCCAATGCGTAACGAACTGTTCACCGCAACGCGCGGTCAGGGCGCACAGCTGAACGGCTACCGTCTGCGTGGCAGCACCGCTCGCGATCTGGATGGCACCATCATCGCCACCGGGTTCCCGTTCAAAGCCAAACAGCACGCCCCTTCTTATATGAAGATCCTCGGCAAAATGTACACCGAATGCGCTGACTTCCGCCGCACCGGTTCTGCTGCGCTGGATCTGGCCTATGTTGCCGCCGCACGCGTTGATGGTTACTTCGAAATCGGCCTGAAGCCGTGGGATTTTGCCGCAGGTGAACTGATTGCACGTGAAGCAGGCGCACTGGTATGCGACTTCACCGGCGGTCATAACTACATGTCAACCGGCAACATCGTTGCAGGTAACCCGCGCGTAGTGAAAGCCATGCTGGCGAACATGCGTGACGAACTGAGCGACGCGCTGAAGCGTTAA
- the trmJ gene encoding tRNA (cytosine(32)/uridine(32)-2'-O)-methyltransferase TrmJ, whose product MLQNIRIVLVETSHTGNMGSVARAMKTMGLTNLWLVNPLVKPDSQAIALAAGASDVIGNAQIVDTLDEALAGCSLVVGTSARSRTLPWPMLDPRECGLKSVAEAANTPVALVFGRERVGLTNDELQKCHYHVAIAANPEYSSLNLAMAVQVISYEVRMAWLATQESGKTAEYEETEYPLVDDLERFYGHLEQTLLSTGFIRENHPGQVMNKLRRLFTRARPESQELNILRGMLASIEQQNKGK is encoded by the coding sequence ATGCTGCAAAATATTCGAATTGTGCTGGTGGAGACCTCTCACACCGGCAATATGGGCTCCGTTGCCCGCGCAATGAAAACCATGGGTTTAACCAATCTGTGGCTGGTGAATCCGCTGGTCAAACCTGACTCCCAGGCCATCGCCCTGGCGGCCGGTGCCAGCGACGTGATCGGTAATGCGCAAATCGTCGATACCCTCGATGAAGCGCTGGCTGGCTGTAGTCTGGTGGTCGGAACCAGCGCGCGCTCCCGTACCTTGCCGTGGCCGATGCTCGACCCGCGCGAATGCGGTTTAAAAAGCGTCGCCGAAGCGGCGAACACCCCGGTTGCGCTGGTATTTGGTCGTGAACGTGTAGGTCTGACCAACGACGAACTGCAAAAATGCCATTATCACGTCGCGATTGCCGCGAACCCGGAATACAGTTCGCTGAACCTGGCGATGGCGGTTCAGGTCATTTCTTATGAAGTGCGAATGGCCTGGCTGGCAACGCAGGAAAGCGGTAAGACGGCAGAATACGAAGAAACCGAGTATCCGCTGGTCGATGATTTAGAGCGTTTTTACGGTCATCTGGAACAGACGCTACTGTCGACGGGCTTTATCCGCGAGAACCATCCGGGGCAGGTGATGAACAAACTGCGTCGTCTGTTCACGCGTGCGCGTCCTGAGAGCCAGGAGCTGAATATTCTGCGCGGAATGCTTGCTTCTATAGAGCAGCAGAATAAAGGAAAGTAG
- the iscR gene encoding Fe-S cluster assembly transcriptional regulator IscR, whose translation MRLTSKGRYAVTAMLDVALNSETGPVPLADISERQGISLSYLEQLFSRLRKNGLVSSVRGPGGGYLLGKDAGSIAVGEVISAVDESVDATRCQGKGGCQGGDKCLTHALWRDLSDRLTGFLNNITLGELVNNQEVLDVSGRQHTHDAPRSTRTQDAIDVKLRA comes from the coding sequence ATGAGACTGACATCAAAAGGGCGTTATGCCGTGACCGCAATGTTGGACGTTGCGCTCAACTCCGAAACGGGCCCGGTACCGTTGGCTGATATTTCTGAACGTCAGGGTATTTCCCTGTCGTACCTGGAGCAGCTGTTCTCCCGTTTGCGTAAAAACGGTCTGGTTTCAAGCGTACGTGGACCAGGCGGCGGGTATCTGCTGGGTAAAGATGCAGGCAGCATCGCAGTAGGTGAAGTCATTAGCGCTGTTGACGAGTCGGTAGATGCCACCCGTTGTCAGGGCAAAGGTGGTTGTCAGGGCGGCGATAAGTGCCTGACCCACGCGCTGTGGCGCGATCTGAGCGACCGTCTGACGGGTTTTCTCAACAACATTACGTTGGGTGAACTGGTGAATAACCAGGAAGTCCTGGATGTGTCTGGTCGCCAGCACACGCATGACGCTCCACGCAGCACCCGCACGCAAGACGCGATCGACGTTAAGTTACGCGCATAA
- the iscS gene encoding cysteine desulfurase has translation MKLPIYLDYSATTPVDPRVAEKMMQCLTLDGNFGNPASRSHRFGWHAEEAVDIARNQIADLVGADPREIVFTSGATESDNLAIKGAANFYQKKGKHIITSKTEHKAVLDTCRQLEREGFEVTYLAPQRNGIIDLKELEAAMRDDTILVSIMHVNNEIGVVQDIAAIGEMCRARGIIYHVDATQSVGKLPIDLSQLKVDLMSFSGHKIYGPKGIGALYVRRKPRIRIEAQMHGGGHERGMRSGTLPVHQIVGMGEAYRIAKEEMETEMARLRSLRNRLWNGVKDMEEVYLNGDLEHGAPNILNVSFNYVEGESLIMALKDLAVSSGSACTSASLEPSYVLRALGMTDELAHSSIRFSLGRFTTEEEIDYTIDLVRKSIGRLRELSPLWDMFKQGVDINSIEWSHH, from the coding sequence ATGAAATTACCGATCTATCTCGACTACTCCGCAACCACGCCGGTGGACCCGCGTGTTGCCGAGAAAATGATGCAGTGTCTGACCCTGGACGGAAACTTTGGTAATCCAGCGTCCCGTTCTCACCGTTTTGGCTGGCATGCTGAAGAGGCGGTAGATATCGCCCGTAATCAGATTGCTGACCTGGTGGGTGCCGATCCGCGTGAAATCGTCTTTACTTCCGGCGCGACCGAATCCGACAACCTGGCGATTAAAGGTGCGGCCAACTTTTATCAGAAAAAAGGCAAGCACATCATCACCAGCAAAACGGAACACAAAGCCGTGCTGGACACCTGTCGTCAGCTGGAGCGCGAAGGGTTTGAAGTCACCTACCTCGCCCCGCAGCGTAACGGCATTATTGACCTGAAAGAACTCGAAGCGGCGATGCGTGATGACACCATCCTCGTTTCTATTATGCACGTGAACAACGAAATTGGCGTGGTGCAGGATATCGCGGCTATCGGCGAAATGTGCCGTGCGCGTGGCATCATCTATCACGTTGATGCGACCCAGAGCGTGGGCAAACTGCCTATCGACCTGAGCCAGCTGAAAGTTGACCTGATGTCCTTCTCCGGTCACAAAATCTACGGTCCGAAAGGTATCGGCGCACTGTATGTTCGTCGTAAACCGCGTATCCGCATCGAAGCACAGATGCACGGCGGTGGTCACGAGCGCGGCATGCGTTCTGGTACGCTGCCTGTCCACCAGATCGTGGGTATGGGTGAAGCTTACCGTATCGCGAAAGAAGAGATGGAAACCGAGATGGCGCGCCTGCGCAGTCTGCGTAACCGTCTGTGGAACGGCGTGAAAGACATGGAAGAGGTCTACCTGAATGGTGATCTTGAGCATGGCGCACCGAACATCCTTAACGTCAGCTTTAACTACGTTGAAGGCGAGTCGCTGATCATGGCGCTGAAAGATCTGGCCGTTTCTTCCGGTTCTGCCTGTACGTCTGCAAGCCTGGAACCTTCCTACGTGCTGCGCGCGTTGGGTATGACTGACGAGCTGGCACACAGCTCAATCCGTTTCTCTTTAGGTCGTTTCACTACCGAAGAAGAGATTGACTACACCATCGATCTGGTTCGCAAGTCTATCGGCCGTCTGCGTGAACTTTCCCCGCTGTGGGACATGTTCAAACAGGGCGTAGACATCAACAGTATTGAATGGTCACATCATTAA